In Papio anubis isolate 15944 chromosome 20, Panubis1.0, whole genome shotgun sequence, the genomic window GCTGGGCAGAGTTGGGAGGGGAGAGGCACCCCCGCTTTTCTCTCACCCATCCCAGGGTCTGGTTGGGAGTGCTGAATCTCACAGGTTCCGGATGTAATaaatagttaataatttaaaggaagagacagaggacCTATCCCTTGAACCCCAACAAGGCCATCCAAGTCTGGGTAATGAAGAAAGGTTAAGTGCACAGTTCCAGATGCTTGGGGCCAGATGCAGGTTCCAAGCCCACACAACACTGAGGCTGTCTTGCTCCAAGACCTTGATGCCCCCATACAGGACACCGGATCTTCAATCCACTGGAAGTCCCATttcacttggggaaaaaaaagcctgTGGCACTCCCCCCTTGCACAGAAGAAGAGACTCAGCGGGCCACAGGCTTTCAAACTTCCTGAAGCAACTTCTAACTCTAAAGTGGAAgagagccaggcgcagtggctcgcgcctgtaatcccagtactttgggaggctgaggcaggtggatcacaaggtcaggagttcgagaccatcctggccaacatggtgaaaccctatctctattcaaaatacacaaaactagccgggtgtggtggcacatgcctgatatcccagctactcgggaggctgaggcagaagaatggcttgaacccgggagggggagattgtggtaagccaagattgtgccacagaactcaagcctgggtggtagagcgggattctgtctcaaaacaaacaaataaataaataaataaataggaagagaAGGGGTTAATGGAGGGGCAGAACATAAAAGGTTGAACTTGAACCTGGACTAGGAATTAAGGTTGAACCTGAAGGAAGATCTGCAAGGGTGGGGGCTGTGGGACGGCAGAGCCATACCTAGCCTGAAAGGTTCCATTGCACACACTTCCAAGGGCACAGCATGGCCAGCAGACTGGTGTGACTTCCAGCTCCTCGAAACCCTGGGCTGTATGCCTTCACTTAATGAAGACTCTGCATAATCATCTGTGACAATGCTGGGTCCTAGACATGACAGTGACGGAGCTCCTagttggtcctttttttttttttttctttaagagacagggtctcactacattacccaggctggtctcaaactcctggcctcaagcgatcctccttccttggcctcccaaagtgctcggattacaaggcatgagccactgcgccccaccctGGGCGGTCCTACAATGAGTTCCAAATGGAAGGGATCCCACCCTAAGATAAAGGGGTAATTCTGAGGATTGCTGGGGGCTTGGGCTGGGATCCTTGGGACCAGAATTCCAGAGTCTGGAACCTTAGAGTTTTGGGGGCCTATGGATGGCAGGATTCAAGGGGCAGCAGGTCTCCAAGGATGGACAAGTGGGGCTGGGGGAATCGGATGTAGAGGCATCTTGGGGTTCATCAGGCTAGAGAGGTTTGAGTCCAAAGAAATATGGGGTCTGAGGGTGCTAGGGTCTTGGGGCACCGCAAACCTGAATGCCTCTGGTTTGGAGGGACGAAGGTCTTGGATCAGGAGCAATCCCAATGTTGTAGGGTCTTGAGCCTTGCATTTGGGGGTCAGTGGCACCTTTGGGGTATTGGATCCAGTGCTCCTAAAGTACCTTGGGGTCACTCAGGGGCTGAGGGCCAAGGGGGTCAGAGGTCTGGGTCGCCATGAGCATCCCGTCTTCTGGGAGCTGGATTCCCAGCCCTTAAGGGGTCGGGAATCTGTGGATAGAAAGAAGCTGAAGATTCCAGGGCATTTGGGGTCTCAAAATCCAGGTCCAGGAGGAACTGTGAGAGGGCCGTTTGAGAACTCGAGACCAGTATCTCGGGCCCTGAAGTGTTGGTAGCCTTCAGTCGCACATTTGAGGGCACCAGGCACCTCCGAGTCCTATAAATGATATCCAAAGCTCCTGAGAACCCTGGCTTTGGGGTGGGTGGACCTATGGAGGTCTTTCATCCCTGGCTTCCAGAGCATCTTGGTGTCTGATATGTGGATCTTGGGGGCTCTGGGATGGGTATCCCAAGTCATTTTGGTAAGAGAACATCTCGTGTTTGAGTATATCCGAGCACTCAGTGCATCATAAGGAGTCCGGGGTCCTAGGGTGTCTGGGGGTTCCCTGGACATCTTAGACTTCAGTGTTCCTGGATTGGAGGCCAGGTCTGCGGACACTCAGTTGTGGGCAGATGTTGGGGCAGCATCTGGAGATTCCAGAGCATAACAGAGTTTCAAACTCTGTTTGAAACTGTCCCGGGGGTCCTGCTGTCTCAGGGGTCCTGAGACTATAAGAGTGTCTCAGATGTGGGGGCACCAGGTCTTAGGTGAACATTCAGGGACTGTTTGGGGGTGACTCTAGGTCCTATGGTCTCAAGATCTGATCTGGGAGTTGAATAAAGGCAGAGTCAGGTATGGGCAAGTCCTGACTAATTGTGGGGCTGTAATCTGAGGGACATGGTGCCAGGCGTGACCGGGGTCTATGTCGTTCATTTCAACAGGGACCTGCCCTTTCAGGGATCTATGCGCTCCCTGGCCCTTCTGAGATGCAAAGTATGGGGACGCCTGGAGCCTCCTCGTGGGGTGTAGGGGTGGGGGAACGCCAGAACTCAGTACGCCTGGGACCTCTTGGACAGACATCCCAATGAAGCTGGGGCTGGGGTCTCTCAGTCCTAGGTTTGGGTTCCAGGTTCCAGGTCTGAGATCTCTCAATCCAAACTCAAGCTCCAAGTTTCGGATGTGCCTAGGTTTGGGTTTTAGGTCCGAACGGAGTCCGGGGTCCTGGACCCTCAATTTTGGGTCCTCGGGCCGGCTAGGGGACCCACCAGGCCGTCCTCACCGCGCAGCCTCCTCGTGGCGACCCCCGCAGCCGGCGCAGCCGCATCGCGCTGCGACCCAGTGGCACGCGCGCAGGGGCGCGTAGCAGCAGAGGCAGGGCACTGCCAGGGAGAGCGCGGCCAGAGCGGCCCAGCGCGCGGCGGGGCGCGGGTGGCCCGGCTCGCAGGCGCACGGGTCCGAGAAGTCGCCCTCGGCGTCCGACAGGCAGTGGTAGAGCAAGCTCTCGGCGCACCACAGGCAGCTCAGACGGCGCACCAGGAGGCGACCCGGGTCCGGGGCCTCTGCGCAGCGGCCGCCACGCCCGTCTGCTCTGCGGCGGAAGAGCGCGCGGCAATGCACGCAGCGCGCTGCCTCCTCCGCCTCAGGGGAGGCCTTGGCAGGCGCAGAGGCTGGGCCCGGGCCGGGGGGTGGGCGAGCTGGGGGCGCTGGGGGCGCAGCCTCGGTCAAAGGGGCAGGTAGTGCCGCTGGGGGCCCCAGGGCGGCGCCCCTCAACGCGCCGGTCTTGGCGAAGCGCACGACGCAGGTGGACAGAGAGAGGGGCGCGGGTGGCCCGGAGCGCCGGTAATCCTCGTAGCCGCGGccgccccaccccaggccccctGTCCCTGCCAGGGGCTCTGAGGGCTCCGGAATCCCCGTGAACGGTAGAAGCGGCGGGTAGCTCTGCAGGACGAAGGGACAAAGAGATCAGAATCCATCCCAGTCTCAGCCTCAAGGATCCAGTTCCCTAGCGCACTCTTGGGCCTGGGATTGAGATTTTCAAGACCCCAGCTTGCTTCTCTCCTAAGGTCCCTCAATCCCCACTTTTCTCCAGGGACAGACAGAGGAATCCACGCACCAACCCCACACCTTTAAGGACCCAGAGGCCGAAGGTTCCCAGTCCTGTCCTCTCTTAAGATCCAAgagccccagctcccagccccctCCATCTTGAGATCCAGGGGTTCTGGACCCAGCCACCTCCTCCTTAAAGGCGCAGGAGTTTGGTTCCTGGGCCCCTTTTACCTTCCTGGGTACTGACTCGCCCACCCTCCTCGTTAATTTAACAGTCCTCTTCCAGGAGTTCCCCAAATATACACTCTGAAAATGGTTCTAAACCTCTCTGGACTTCGGAACCCCTTAAAATCTCCAAGAGCGCAAGGAGACTCGGGAAGCCCGCACCCAAGCCTCCTAGAAACCCAGGCCTCCAAGCCTCTCCCTATTTCCCCGCCGCTTTCTCCCAGTCCCGCCCAGTTATCAGGTCAGCCATCCCCTGGAATCTGTGGTTTTTCACCCCCCTGGACCATGGCTCCCGCTCCCTTTGGGTCCCGAGTGCACCGCCCCATTCCCCCAGGAGCCTCAGGCTCCCGGGTCGCACCTGAGCTGAGGAGCGGCGGCGCTGGGGGGGCGTGGTCGGCCCGAAGCCTGAAGCTGACTCCATCGTGATGACGGGGGCCGCAGCGGCGCTGGGAGGCGTCTCCTGGCGGCTGTGACTGGAGGAGGAGTCGCTGTCCACGTGGGACTGGAGGAGATTGGCTGCCTCAGAGCGGGGACACGCCCCCGCACAGCCGATGCCCTCACATAGACCCCCTCCCATTGAGAGCGAGGGCTCTGCGACCAGGaaggcctgggttcaaaccctggcTCTGTCACTGGTTGTGTGACCTCCGGCAAGTGAGCTcacctcttggagcctcagtttcctcctctgtaaaacggGGATCCTAAGAGTACCTATTCATAAGGATGCGGTTAGGGCCACTGTCAAGGGCACAGCACATGCCTGAAGTACTGGGAGAACTGGaaatgcttattattatttttgtggaacTCTTTTCCTGATCTAACCAGCTCGCCAAACCTGCAGAACATCTAATGGTCTTCCCGCTTCTCAGAACCCCTCTCCCCGGGGCAGCCAGCTGTCTTCCTCTCTCACTCCCAGCCCCACACTTTTATTGGGGCAGTCCCACCCACTCTGAGTGCTCCTCTTCCCATGCAAACCAGCCTCTGTTCTGAAACTAGCCGAAACATGACTTCTCAGACTCTTAGCTTCCTTTCTGTCACTTGGGCATAACTCCTACCTCATCTGCACACTGCCTTCAATAGACATTCATTGAGCACCCACAACGTGCCAGACTCACAAAGACCACAGTGCAGATTCCAGAGGGGGCCTGGACAGCAGAGCATCTTTCCCGGGTAAGCGCGCGATGCGCGGGAACTGTCTGCAACTGTTGTGGCCCCACTTCATCTCCCATGACCCTGGAATCCCCCCGCTTTTCTGCCCAGGGAATCAATTTTGTTCCTGCAGGTGTTTTCGGTAACTCCCATGGTTTCCAGCAAGTGCCAAATTGCACCCGATATtatgtgcattcattcattcagtttattcaacacatatttactaaacacttactgtgtgccaggcactgtttcaggCATTGGAGACACAGCAAGAAACCAACCAAAGATCCTTGCCGGCCTGAAGCTGACATTCTAGCATGGGAGATAGACCATAAACTAATAGATAAGAAGAAAATAGGCCGGGaaatacgcctgtaatcccagcactttgggaggccaaagcgggcggatcacaaggtcaggagtttgagaccagcctggccaacatagtgaaaccccatctctactaaaaatacaaaaaattagctgggcacctgtaatcccagctgcttgggggactgaggcagaagaatcccttgaacctaggaggtggaggttacagtgaaccaagattgtgtccctgcactccagcctgggtgacagtgcaagactgtctcaaaaacaaaaaagataatagtaatttcagaaaggaaataaggaaaatgcTTTAGAACATGGGAAAAAATTAGCACTAGACAAGGGGCATTGATAGATTGCAATTTTAAATGgaatacttaaatttaaatactCAGGGAGGCCCTATCTGAGAAGTTGATATTTGTGTAAAGCCCTGAAAGAAACAAGGGAACGAGCCACAAGGAAATCTGTGAGTGTTCCAGGCAACAGCCAGTCCAGAGGCGCTGGGGCAGGACTGTGCCTGCCATGTTAGAGTAAGAGCCAGGAGGCTGTGTGGCTGGAGCCGAGTAAGCAAGGGGGCCAGACACACAGGGCCACATGGCATGGGATCTCATATGCCACTGTAAGGACTTTGTCCTTTACCTGAGTGAGCTGGAGCCCTGGGAGGGTTCCGAGTGTGGGAGGGGCATGATCTGACTCAGCCGTTGGTAGGGATCCTCTGGCTgtgtgtgggggagggagggaaggagttgACAGTGAGAAGCTACTGAGATGGTCCAGTTGGGAGATGAGTTTGGACGGTACCAGGTTGGAGGCAGATTGTGATGGTTTGGAAAGTGGAACCAGTATTTGCTGACAGATGAGATGAGACGCATAAAAGATAAGAGGAGTCAGGGATGACTCCAAGGTTTAGAGCCTGAGTAACTGGAAGCATGGGGTTGCCATtaatttgttcatccatttacttttaatatttattcatttttattgtttatatatatattttttcaattttctgcctTTCCACACTAGAATAGAAGCTCCAGGAGGAAAGGAACTTTGTGTTCACTGATGTAACCCAGTGCCTAAAACACTGTCTGGTATACAAAAGGTGCACAATAAGGACCcttgaatgaatgtgtgaatcATGACAGGGCAGAAAGACTAGAATAACTGGGATTGAATTGACGCTCATAGTTCGGGCCCAATTTTGTGTCCCCAGCATGTGGCATGGTGCCTGctatacagtaggtgctcaagaatGTTCATAGAATCAACACCCCTGCCCTCCCAGCAGAGAGGCATCCTGGACACTCACCGTCAGAGGGCAGGGGGTCTCTGCAGTATcctgggaaggagaggaggaggaggaggaggaggaggaggagggggtgagtgagcctggggcagggagagaggcagagagtgaGTTCCTTGAGCCCAGCTTCTCCTCCCGCTCCCAGGTCAGCCCCCAGTGCACACCACCTGGGCTGCTCACCTCGACCCAGCGCGGCCAGCGCAGCCAGCAGGCTCTTCTGGAACTCATCAGCCTCTGCAGGGCTCTGAAACGTCAGTCCAAACTTGCAGTCACCCAGGCTCCAGTGGTGAAAGATGGGATTCACCTTGTTGTAAACCAAGCCTGGCTTCAGGGTACACTCCAAGGTCGTctgaggggcaggaggagagcAGGGTCAGATACCCCAACCCAGACATGCCTGTGACATCTCCTCCATCACCAGCCCTCATGCACACCCTAGTGTCTTCTTACACCTAGGCCACCAGCCCTAGGTGTAACCCTGAACCCTGATCAATGCTGATATGACTCCCCagttttacttgttttgttttttgaaacagtcttactctgtcacccaggctgaactgcaatggtgtgatcaggTCTCACTGCAGAGTCAACCTCccgatctcaagtgattctcccgcctcagcctcccaaagtgctgggattacaggcatgaacccccacacccagctacgCCCAGTTTTACTGAACACACCTCTGATGCTCAAATATTTTCCCAACCCCTGTATTTTCCTAATACCTCCCGCTGATACCCCTGTAGAAACCCCGAATCTTACTGAATGCCCCAAAATATTGTTAACCCCTTTCTGATAACCCAGCATCCCCGCTCTGGCTCAAAAATACTTCCCAGACTTTACTGAACATCTCACAATATTATTGTTAATCCTCTTCTAATAATAATCTCTGGAAACTTTACCCaaaaatgttctctctttttttttttttttttccccagatgagctttctctgtgttgcctaggttggtctcaaactctgggctcaagcaatcctcctgcatcagcctcatgggtggctgggattacataGGCACTGTATCCAGTGCTTACCCCAAAATAGTCTTATTAAACTTCCACAGATTCCCCCTCAGATGCTAGCCAACACCCTATTGATGTTCCCTCAAATCCTTGCTTAGTATCACCATATTCTTTCACTCCATTTCAAATCCCCCCACTGACTCCTGCTCTGAAACAAAACCTTTCCCCCAAGCCTTTCACACAATCCATATCTTTCTACTGCATCCCTAGCTGAAACTTCAACACTGTCCCTCCACATTGTGCCAGACAGCCCAGTTATTCCTGATAAACCCATATATAGAATTGTCACCCATCTCTGACACTTTCAAATGGACCCCAGCAAATGCTTTCCTACACTTAGGGCAGACAAGGGCCAGGTGGTGTAGGGCCTCGTGGCGAGGATCTCTGAGCAAGGTGGAGGGTTTTGAACAGAGGAGGGA contains:
- the SPRED3 gene encoding sprouty-related, EVH1 domain-containing protein 3 isoform X1 — encoded protein: MGEQDLSCVVPVLPPTSCRYMVRVRAVVMARDDSSGGWLPVGGGGLSQVSVCRVRGARPEGGARQGHYVIHGERLRDQKTTLECTLKPGLVYNKVNPIFHHWSLGDCKFGLTFQSPAEADEFQKSLLAALAALGRGSLTPSSSSSSSSSSPSQDTAETPCPLTSHVDSDSSSSHSRQETPPSAAAAPVITMESASGFGPTTPPQRRRSSAQSYPPLLPFTGIPEPSEPLAGTGGLGWGGRGYEDYRRSGPPAPLSLSTCVVRFAKTGALRGAALGPPAALPAPLTEAAPPAPPARPPPGPGPASAPAKASPEAEEAARCVHCRALFRRRADGRGGRCAEAPDPGRLLVRRLSCLWCAESLLYHCLSDAEGDFSDPCACEPGHPRPAARWAALAALSLAVPCLCCYAPLRACHWVAARCGCAGCGGRHEEAAR
- the SPRED3 gene encoding sprouty-related, EVH1 domain-containing protein 3 isoform X2, giving the protein MVRVRAVVMARDDSSGGWLPVGGGGLSQVSVCRVRGARPEGGARQGHYVIHGERLRDQKTTLECTLKPGLVYNKVNPIFHHWSLGDCKFGLTFQSPAEADEFQKSLLAALAALGRGSLTPSSSSSSSSSSPSQDTAETPCPLTSHVDSDSSSSHSRQETPPSAAAAPVITMESASGFGPTTPPQRRRSSAQSYPPLLPFTGIPEPSEPLAGTGGLGWGGRGYEDYRRSGPPAPLSLSTCVVRFAKTGALRGAALGPPAALPAPLTEAAPPAPPARPPPGPGPASAPAKASPEAEEAARCVHCRALFRRRADGRGGRCAEAPDPGRLLVRRLSCLWCAESLLYHCLSDAEGDFSDPCACEPGHPRPAARWAALAALSLAVPCLCCYAPLRACHWVAARCGCAGCGGRHEEAAR